From the Phyllostomus discolor isolate MPI-MPIP mPhyDis1 chromosome 7, mPhyDis1.pri.v3, whole genome shotgun sequence genome, one window contains:
- the PLAG1 gene encoding zinc finger protein PLAG1 isoform X1 encodes MATVIPGDLSEVRDTQKVPSGKRKRGETKPRKNFPCQLCDKAFNSIEKLKVHSYSHTGERPYKCIQQDCTKAFVSKYKLQRHMATHSPEKTHKCNYCEKMFHRKDHLKNHLHTHDPNKETFKCEECGKNYNTKLGFKRHLALHAATSGDLTCKVCLQTFESTGVLLEHLKSHAGKSSGGIKEKKHQCEHCDRRFYTRKDVRRHMVVHTGRKDFLCQYCAQRFGRKDHLTRHMKKSHNQELLKVKTEPVDFLDPFTCNVSVPIKDELLPVMSLPSSELLSKPFTNTLQLNLYNTPFQSMQSSGSAHQMITTLPLGMTCPIDMDAVHPSHHLSFKYPFSSTSYAISIPEKEQPLKGEIESYLMELQGGVPSSSQDSQASSSKLGLDSQMGSLDDGAGDLSLSKSSISISDPLNTPALDFSQLFNFIPLNGPPYNPISVGSLGMSYSQEEAHSSMSQLPSQTQDLQDPANTISLGSLHSLSAAFTSSLSTSTTLPRFHQAFQ; translated from the exons ATGGCCACTGTCATTCCTGGTGATTTGTCAGAAGTAAGAGATACCCAGAAAGTCCCTTCAGGGAAACGTAAGCGTGGTGAAACCAAACCAAGAAAAAACTTTCCTTGCCAACTGTGTGACAAGGCCTTTAACAGTATTGAGAAATTAAAGGTTCACTCCTACTCTCACACAGGAGAGAGGCCCTACAAGTGCATACAACAAGACTGCACCAAAGCCTTTGTTTCTAAGTACAAATTACAAAG GCACATGGCTACTCATTCTCCTGAGAAAACTCACAAGTGTAATTATTGTGAGAAAATGTTTCACCGAAAAGATCACCTGAAGAATCACCTACATACACATGACCCTAACAAAGAGACATTTAAGTGTGAAGAGTGTGGCAAGAATTACAACACCAAGCTTGGGTTCAAACGTCACTTGGCCTTGCATGCTGCAACAAGTGGTGACCTCACTTGCAAGGTCTGTTTGCAGACTTTTGAAAGCACAGGAGTGCTGCTGGAGCACCTTAAATCTCATGCAGGCAAGTCATCTGGTGGgattaaagagaaaaagcacCAGTGCGAGCATTGTGACCGCCGGTTCTACACCCGGAAAGACGTCCGTAGACACATGGTGGTGCACACTGGAAGAAAGGACTTCCTCTGTCAGTACTGTGCACAGAGATTTGGCCGAAAGGATCACCTGACTCGACATATGAAGAAGAGTCACAATCAAGAACTTCTAAAGGTCAAAACAGAACCAGTGGACTTTCTGGATCCATTTACCTGTAATGTTTCTGTGCCTATAAAAGATGAGCTCCTTCCAGTGATGTCCTTACCTTCCAGTGAACTGTTGTCAAAGCCATTCACAAACACTTTGCAGTTAAACCTCTATAACACTCCATTTCAGTCCATGCAGAGCTCCGGATCTGCCCACCAAATGATCACAACTTTACCTTTGGGAATGACGTGCCCAATAGACATGGATGCTGTTCATCCTTCTCACCACCTTTCCTTCAAATACCCATTCAGTTCTACCTCATATGCAATTTCCATTCCTGAAAAAGAACAGCCATTAAAGGGAGAAATTGAGAGTTATCTGATGGAGCTACAAGGGGGCGTGCCCTCTTCATCCCAGGATTCTCAAGCATCGTCATCTAAACTAGGGTTAGATTCTCAGATGGGGTCGCTTGATGATGGTGCAGGGGACCTCTCCCTGTCCAAAAGCTCTATTTCTATCAGTGACCCTCTAAACACACCAGCATTGGATTTTTCTCAGTTGTTTAATTTCATACCATTAAATGGTCCTCCCTATAATCCTATATCAGTGGGGAGCCTTGGAATGAGCTATTCCCAAGAAGAAGCACATTCTTCTATGTCTCAGCTCCCCTCACAGACACAGGATCTTCAGGATCCTGCAAACACTATAAGTCTTGGGTCTCTTCACTCACTGTCAGCAGCTTTCACCAGTAGTTTAAGCACAAGCACCACCCTCCCACGTTTCCATCAAGCTTTTCAGTAG
- the PLAG1 gene encoding zinc finger protein PLAG1 isoform X2 has protein sequence MATHSPEKTHKCNYCEKMFHRKDHLKNHLHTHDPNKETFKCEECGKNYNTKLGFKRHLALHAATSGDLTCKVCLQTFESTGVLLEHLKSHAGKSSGGIKEKKHQCEHCDRRFYTRKDVRRHMVVHTGRKDFLCQYCAQRFGRKDHLTRHMKKSHNQELLKVKTEPVDFLDPFTCNVSVPIKDELLPVMSLPSSELLSKPFTNTLQLNLYNTPFQSMQSSGSAHQMITTLPLGMTCPIDMDAVHPSHHLSFKYPFSSTSYAISIPEKEQPLKGEIESYLMELQGGVPSSSQDSQASSSKLGLDSQMGSLDDGAGDLSLSKSSISISDPLNTPALDFSQLFNFIPLNGPPYNPISVGSLGMSYSQEEAHSSMSQLPSQTQDLQDPANTISLGSLHSLSAAFTSSLSTSTTLPRFHQAFQ, from the coding sequence ATGGCTACTCATTCTCCTGAGAAAACTCACAAGTGTAATTATTGTGAGAAAATGTTTCACCGAAAAGATCACCTGAAGAATCACCTACATACACATGACCCTAACAAAGAGACATTTAAGTGTGAAGAGTGTGGCAAGAATTACAACACCAAGCTTGGGTTCAAACGTCACTTGGCCTTGCATGCTGCAACAAGTGGTGACCTCACTTGCAAGGTCTGTTTGCAGACTTTTGAAAGCACAGGAGTGCTGCTGGAGCACCTTAAATCTCATGCAGGCAAGTCATCTGGTGGgattaaagagaaaaagcacCAGTGCGAGCATTGTGACCGCCGGTTCTACACCCGGAAAGACGTCCGTAGACACATGGTGGTGCACACTGGAAGAAAGGACTTCCTCTGTCAGTACTGTGCACAGAGATTTGGCCGAAAGGATCACCTGACTCGACATATGAAGAAGAGTCACAATCAAGAACTTCTAAAGGTCAAAACAGAACCAGTGGACTTTCTGGATCCATTTACCTGTAATGTTTCTGTGCCTATAAAAGATGAGCTCCTTCCAGTGATGTCCTTACCTTCCAGTGAACTGTTGTCAAAGCCATTCACAAACACTTTGCAGTTAAACCTCTATAACACTCCATTTCAGTCCATGCAGAGCTCCGGATCTGCCCACCAAATGATCACAACTTTACCTTTGGGAATGACGTGCCCAATAGACATGGATGCTGTTCATCCTTCTCACCACCTTTCCTTCAAATACCCATTCAGTTCTACCTCATATGCAATTTCCATTCCTGAAAAAGAACAGCCATTAAAGGGAGAAATTGAGAGTTATCTGATGGAGCTACAAGGGGGCGTGCCCTCTTCATCCCAGGATTCTCAAGCATCGTCATCTAAACTAGGGTTAGATTCTCAGATGGGGTCGCTTGATGATGGTGCAGGGGACCTCTCCCTGTCCAAAAGCTCTATTTCTATCAGTGACCCTCTAAACACACCAGCATTGGATTTTTCTCAGTTGTTTAATTTCATACCATTAAATGGTCCTCCCTATAATCCTATATCAGTGGGGAGCCTTGGAATGAGCTATTCCCAAGAAGAAGCACATTCTTCTATGTCTCAGCTCCCCTCACAGACACAGGATCTTCAGGATCCTGCAAACACTATAAGTCTTGGGTCTCTTCACTCACTGTCAGCAGCTTTCACCAGTAGTTTAAGCACAAGCACCACCCTCCCACGTTTCCATCAAGCTTTTCAGTAG